TGTTAAATATACGCTTGCTATATCTTTGTTAACGAGCACGTCCTGCACCGATACACCCTGCACATCTATCTGTGTGTGCCCATACTCCTTACTTCCCAAAATAAGCTCAGATACTGTACGTTTAGCCACGTTTTCATCTTGTGACAAGGTAACCGTTCTATTTTCGGTTACCAAACTTGTCTGGCTTAAACTTAAAAAATAAAGTTTTAATTCCACCTGTTTAGACACAATGCTGCTTTTAGCTGCTATTTCCTCATTTATTTTTGGCAGAGTTATCTCGTTGCTTGGGCGTATGCTCTCCTTAACCTGGCTACACGCAGTAAAGACAGTTAATAAAAACGCTATTAAAATGTACCAAGCCAATATTTTTTTCATTTTTTAATCCTCAGGCTTTTTCTTTTAAAAACCTTGCCTTTAACCACATTCTTAGCTTTACTGGCTTCCTCTTCCGCCTTACTTTTGATTTTTGTATGTTTTACTGGTATTGAAAGTATGAAGGCAGAGCCCTTTCCTTCTTCGCTTACTACATCAAGCGAGCCGCCGTGCATTATTGCTATCTTTTTTGCAATATATAGGCCAAGGCCTGTCCCTCCCGTCTTCCTCGAACGGGCTTTGTCTACTCTATAGAACCTTTCAAATATTAACTGCATGTCCTCCTGGCTGATGCCAACTCCTGTATCCTCCACTTCAATAACCGCAAAATCGTTTAATCTTTTAAGCCGGATGGTTATAAGTCCACCAGTGTTCGTATACTTTATTGCGTTATCCGCCAAGTTATTTACCGCCTGATGTATCTTAAGCGGGTCACATTCAATAAGCACATCTTCGTCTGCATCCAGAGTAATATGGATCCTTTGCTGGTCTGCAAGGGGTTTTAAGAGATTCATTGTATCTAAAAGTATGTCCTTTAACGATACGTTTTCTTTGCAGACGAGGACTTCCTCCCCCTCCAGCTTCATTATATTAAGCAAGTCGCTTATTATATTATTTAATCTGTCTATCTCCTTGTTTATATCTGTTAAAAACTCATCATATGTCTCTTTGGGAACGTCTTGTTGATATATAAGTGATTCGACCAATATCTTTATAGAAGACAGCGGCGTCCTTAACTCATGCGAAGCGTTTGAAACAAATTCGCTCCTCGTTATATCTATATCTTCTAAGCGCTTTGTCATCTCATTAAAAGCCTGAGCAAGCTCTGCTATTTCATCCCTTCCGGAGACTTTGACACGCTGGTTAAAGTTCCCTGTCGATATATCTATCGCCGCTTTTTTCAACTTTATAATAGGGCGCGTTATATAATCCGAAGTTATTATGCTTAGTACTATGACTATCAAACAGCATGCTATAGAAATAACAATTATTTTTACAGTTAAATCGTTCATAGAATTGATAAGCGTCTGAATACTGGATTGATATACCATTGCTCCGATAAGGGAGCCTTCATCCGTAATCTCATTTACATAGTAAACTGCCCATTCCCCATCTATATTATGATACGAATACGCATTTACTTCGCCGTTGCTAAGTACCTTTTCCACTTCATCTAAATAAAGTATCTGCCCGTTTAATTTAGACTGAGAATCAGCAATTACGGTTCCTGCCTTGTTTACAATCAGATACCTTCCGCCCGTATTTTTCGCACGGGTCAAAACTAAATTGTACATACCATCTGAATCGTCTGAAATTACAGTAGAAACGACACTGACTGCAGCGCCGCTGGCCTCTTCCAAGCTCTCTTCCACTCTCTGGGATAAAAGGTAGTCTTCTGACATTTTTATAACAGAATATGCAACGGCTGCAAAAGCTACAGCCGCCACTATCAAAAATATTAATACAAATCTCCATTTGATGGAGAACATTTTATTACTTAACTGTAAAATAGTATCCAACTCCCCATTTAGTAAGGACATACTCCGGTTCCGCCGGATTTTTTTCTATTTTTTTCCTTAACCGGCGTACATGGACATCTACAGTTCTTAAGTCACCGTCGTAATCGTTTTTCCAAACCGTGTTAAGTAAATCCTCGCGGCTGAAAACTTTGCCACGGTTAGTTATCATCAAATGTAGTAAGTCGAATTCCTTTGCCGTTAGTTCCACATTCTCGCCTGCTATTTCAACAGTCCTCGTGTTTGCATTAACTACTATATCGAGTACTTTTATTACATCGTTATCTTCGTGTTTATAAGCGCCTTCTGAGCGGCGGAATATCGCCTTTATCCTGGCCTTTAATTCAAGCATGTTAAAGGGCTTTGTCATATAATCGTCTGCCCCAAATTCGAGACCTGTCAGTTTATCGATATCGGAGTCCTTAGCTGTCAACATTATTATCGGAACATCAGAATTGCTCCTTATTTTCTGGCATACTTCCATACCGTCTATCTTAGGCAGCATTAAATCGAGTAATACCATATCGAACTTACCTCTAAAAAAATTATCAAGCGCTTCTTGCCCATCATGCGCTTCAGATACGATGTAGCCCTCCTGCTGTTCTAAATTAAACCTAAGCCCTTTTACTATAGATGGTTCATCATCTACTACAAGTAT
The sequence above is drawn from the Eubacteriales bacterium genome and encodes:
- a CDS encoding ATP-binding protein, whose protein sequence is MSLLNGELDTILQLSNKMFSIKWRFVLIFLIVAAVAFAAVAYSVIKMSEDYLLSQRVEESLEEASGAAVSVVSTVISDDSDGMYNLVLTRAKNTGGRYLIVNKAGTVIADSQSKLNGQILYLDEVEKVLSNGEVNAYSYHNIDGEWAVYYVNEITDEGSLIGAMVYQSSIQTLINSMNDLTVKIIVISIACCLIVIVLSIITSDYITRPIIKLKKAAIDISTGNFNQRVKVSGRDEIAELAQAFNEMTKRLEDIDITRSEFVSNASHELRTPLSSIKILVESLIYQQDVPKETYDEFLTDINKEIDRLNNIISDLLNIMKLEGEEVLVCKENVSLKDILLDTMNLLKPLADQQRIHITLDADEDVLIECDPLKIHQAVNNLADNAIKYTNTGGLITIRLKRLNDFAVIEVEDTGVGISQEDMQLIFERFYRVDKARSRKTGGTGLGLYIAKKIAIMHGGSLDVVSEEGKGSAFILSIPVKHTKIKSKAEEEASKAKNVVKGKVFKRKSLRIKK
- a CDS encoding response regulator transcription factor, with product MSKHILVVDDEPSIVKGLRFNLEQQEGYIVSEAHDGQEALDNFFRGKFDMVLLDLMLPKIDGMEVCQKIRSNSDVPIIMLTAKDSDIDKLTGLEFGADDYMTKPFNMLELKARIKAIFRRSEGAYKHEDNDVIKVLDIVVNANTRTVEIAGENVELTAKEFDLLHLMITNRGKVFSREDLLNTVWKNDYDGDLRTVDVHVRRLRKKIEKNPAEPEYVLTKWGVGYYFTVK